Proteins found in one Gordonia sp. PDNC005 genomic segment:
- a CDS encoding MFS transporter, with translation MSLDTAPDESPEQNRSALLVVAVLCFGGLVASLMQTLIIPIQPELPTLLSTSIGNASWIITATLLAAAVAMPIAGRLGDMFGKQRVLLASAVLLVVGSLICALSTSLIPMIAGRAVQGLAMGFVPVGISLMREVTPPRLTAVAVSAMSATLGVGGAIGLPLSAWIAQDLDWHALFWVAAGLAVVVALLVQFAVPHIDDAVGGRFDGIGAIGLTIGLSSALIAITKGNDWGWGSGATLGFLLGGIAVLLVWGAFELRQSSPLVDLRTTARPAVLLTNLAAIAVGFGMMAQAVVMPMLMELPEAAGGMGQSILHAGLWMAPGGLMMLVFAPVSASMMNKFGAKVTLAVGATILGVGYLCAYFLMNAPWQLALASVIGSAGVGIGYAAMPTLIMGAVPMTEMGAAVGLNGLMRSIGTTLSSAVMAVILTSSTFTLGVKEVPTNDAFKWCFLIGAIAAFVGVAITLAIPAVKKLKQDDVPVKDEALV, from the coding sequence ATGTCACTCGACACCGCACCTGACGAGTCGCCTGAGCAGAACCGCTCGGCACTCCTCGTCGTCGCAGTGCTCTGCTTCGGCGGGCTCGTGGCGTCACTCATGCAGACCCTGATCATCCCGATCCAGCCCGAGCTGCCGACCCTGCTGAGCACCAGCATCGGCAACGCCTCATGGATCATCACGGCGACACTGCTGGCCGCAGCCGTAGCGATGCCGATCGCGGGCCGCCTCGGCGACATGTTCGGCAAGCAGCGAGTGCTCCTCGCGAGCGCCGTCCTCCTGGTCGTCGGCTCACTGATCTGTGCGCTGTCGACATCACTGATCCCGATGATCGCAGGCCGCGCCGTACAGGGCCTCGCAATGGGCTTCGTCCCCGTCGGCATCAGCCTGATGCGTGAGGTCACTCCCCCACGGCTGACCGCCGTCGCGGTCTCCGCGATGAGCGCAACCCTCGGCGTCGGCGGCGCGATCGGATTGCCGCTGTCGGCCTGGATCGCGCAAGATCTCGACTGGCATGCCCTGTTCTGGGTGGCCGCAGGGCTCGCCGTGGTCGTCGCACTGCTCGTCCAGTTCGCCGTCCCGCACATCGACGACGCCGTCGGCGGCCGCTTCGACGGCATCGGAGCCATCGGCCTGACAATCGGCCTCTCGAGCGCTCTCATCGCCATCACCAAGGGCAACGACTGGGGCTGGGGCTCGGGCGCCACCCTCGGATTCCTGCTCGGCGGCATCGCCGTCCTGCTCGTCTGGGGCGCCTTCGAACTGCGTCAGTCCAGCCCGCTCGTCGACCTTCGGACCACTGCCCGTCCGGCCGTGCTCCTGACGAACCTGGCCGCGATCGCCGTCGGCTTCGGCATGATGGCGCAGGCCGTTGTGATGCCGATGCTGATGGAGCTCCCTGAGGCCGCAGGCGGCATGGGGCAGTCGATCCTGCACGCCGGCCTGTGGATGGCGCCCGGCGGACTGATGATGCTGGTGTTCGCACCCGTGTCGGCGTCGATGATGAACAAGTTCGGCGCAAAAGTGACCCTCGCGGTCGGCGCGACCATCCTTGGTGTCGGCTACCTGTGCGCCTACTTCCTGATGAACGCGCCGTGGCAGTTGGCTCTCGCCTCGGTGATCGGTTCGGCGGGTGTCGGTATCGGCTACGCCGCCATGCCTACTCTGATCATGGGCGCCGTCCCGATGACCGAGATGGGCGCGGCCGTCGGCCTCAACGGACTGATGCGTTCCATCGGCACCACCCTGTCGTCCGCCGTCATGGCCGTGATCCTGACCAGTTCCACATTCACGCTGGGCGTCAAGGAGGTCCCGACGAACGACGCGTTCAAGTGGTGCTTCCTGATCGGTGCGATCGCCGCATTCGTCGGCGTCGCCATCACCCTCGCCATTCCCGCCGTCAAGAAGCTGAAGCAGGACGACGTTCCGGTCAAGGACGAAGCGCTCGTCTGA
- a CDS encoding glutathione S-transferase C-terminal domain-containing protein: MAEQGTYVEANQPYERDTRYIETRITRDGADGYPVEAGRYRLVVSYACPWANRTIIVRRLLGLENAISMGVCGPTHDSRSWTFDLDPGHLDPVLQIPRLQDAYFARVPGYEKGITVPAIVDVPTGAVVTNNFPQMTIDFSLEWTDFHREGAPDLYPEDLRTEIDEVNKLVYRDVNNGVYRCGFAGSQESYDAAYDQLFSRLDWLSDRLKTQRYLVGDTITEADIRLFTTLARFDPVYHGHFKCNRAKLSEMPVLWAYARDLFQTPGFGDSTNFDHIKSHYYEVHRDINPSGIVPKGPDLANWADPHGREALGGSPFGRGTAPAPLV, translated from the coding sequence ATGGCAGAGCAGGGCACGTACGTCGAGGCGAACCAGCCGTACGAGCGGGACACGCGCTACATCGAGACGCGGATCACGCGTGACGGGGCAGACGGCTACCCGGTGGAGGCCGGCCGGTATCGCCTCGTCGTCTCCTACGCATGTCCGTGGGCGAACCGGACGATCATCGTCCGGCGTCTCCTCGGCCTGGAGAACGCGATCAGCATGGGCGTGTGCGGACCGACGCACGACAGTCGGTCGTGGACGTTCGACCTCGATCCGGGACACCTCGATCCGGTGCTGCAGATCCCGCGGCTGCAGGACGCCTACTTCGCCCGAGTCCCCGGCTACGAGAAGGGGATCACGGTGCCGGCGATCGTCGACGTTCCGACGGGAGCCGTCGTCACGAACAACTTCCCGCAGATGACCATCGACTTCTCGCTCGAGTGGACCGACTTCCACCGCGAGGGGGCGCCGGACCTGTACCCGGAAGATCTCCGGACCGAGATCGACGAGGTGAACAAACTCGTGTATCGCGACGTCAACAACGGCGTCTACCGGTGCGGATTCGCAGGCTCGCAGGAGTCGTACGACGCCGCCTATGATCAACTGTTCTCTCGCCTGGACTGGCTCAGCGATCGGCTGAAGACCCAGCGTTACCTCGTCGGCGACACGATCACCGAGGCCGACATCCGTCTCTTCACCACGCTCGCCCGGTTCGATCCGGTGTACCACGGCCACTTCAAATGCAACCGAGCGAAGCTGTCGGAGATGCCGGTGCTGTGGGCGTACGCTCGCGACTTGTTCCAGACGCCGGGCTTCGGAGATTCGACGAACTTCGACCACATCAAATCGCACTACTACGAGGTGCATCGCGACATCAACCCGTCGGGAATCGTCCCGAAGGGCCCCGACCTCGCGAACTGGGCCGATCCGCACGGCCGCGAAGCGCTCGGCGGTTCGCCCTTCGGCCGCGGCACCGCTCCGGCCCCGCTGGTCTAG
- a CDS encoding M15 family metallopeptidase: MAAVGLLFTAHAGSAAAEPAANVLGVRLAPGTAGLTPQLAIAYTVARSDAQRAGTPMHITSGKRSWGEQDRMWREGVRRYGSAAAASRWVLPPSRSTHVTGRAIDVGPRQGAAWLERHGFRYGLCRTFDNEWWHFEFTTVPGVRCGPRVPDASKR, from the coding sequence ATGGCGGCGGTCGGACTGCTCTTCACGGCCCACGCCGGATCGGCAGCGGCCGAACCGGCCGCGAACGTGCTGGGAGTACGGCTCGCGCCGGGCACTGCCGGATTGACGCCGCAGCTCGCGATCGCCTACACGGTGGCGCGCTCGGACGCGCAGCGGGCCGGGACACCCATGCACATCACGTCGGGCAAGCGCTCGTGGGGCGAACAGGACCGGATGTGGCGCGAGGGCGTCCGCCGCTACGGCAGTGCCGCCGCCGCGAGTAGGTGGGTGCTTCCTCCGTCGAGGTCGACCCATGTGACAGGCCGTGCGATCGACGTGGGACCGCGGCAGGGAGCCGCGTGGCTCGAACGGCACGGGTTTCGATACGGACTGTGTCGGACCTTCGACAATGAGTGGTGGCATTTCGAGTTCACCACGGTGCCCGGCGTCCGGTGCGGACCTCGCGTCCCGGACGCGAGTAAGCGCTAG
- a CDS encoding GntR family transcriptional regulator, giving the protein MPITTDPRRRRADDARVVADVLRREIDRGDRTGALDENALAAEFDVSRNAVRDALGLLSAQGQIDRAPRVGTHVVRRKVEHGIDELRGLKETLLGHGDVRNEIRVATVLRAPVAVAHRLHLTPGDDVVYIERLRYLDDEPVSLDLTYLTPDVGIPLLDHDIENTDVFVLLEVVSGERLHSAEQSVEAANADPHSAANLDVPPGTAVLLMERLTRLGQNARPVDLEYLRIRSDRISLHATAFRDTPTTIPLIGDSR; this is encoded by the coding sequence ATGCCGATCACGACTGACCCCCGCCGACGCCGGGCCGACGACGCACGCGTTGTCGCCGACGTGTTGCGGCGCGAGATCGACCGAGGCGACCGGACCGGTGCACTCGACGAGAACGCGTTGGCCGCGGAGTTCGACGTGTCCCGCAACGCCGTTCGTGACGCACTCGGTCTGCTCTCCGCTCAAGGCCAGATCGATCGGGCACCACGGGTCGGAACTCACGTCGTGCGCCGAAAAGTCGAGCACGGCATCGATGAACTCCGTGGACTCAAAGAGACCCTGCTCGGACACGGCGACGTCCGCAACGAGATCCGCGTCGCGACGGTGCTCCGCGCTCCGGTCGCAGTCGCTCATCGCCTGCACCTCACGCCGGGAGACGACGTGGTGTACATCGAACGACTCCGCTACCTCGACGACGAACCCGTCAGCCTCGACCTCACGTATCTGACGCCCGACGTCGGGATACCCCTCCTCGATCACGACATCGAGAACACAGACGTCTTCGTCCTGCTCGAAGTGGTGTCCGGCGAGCGCCTCCATTCGGCCGAGCAGAGTGTCGAGGCAGCCAACGCCGATCCGCACTCTGCGGCCAACCTCGACGTCCCGCCCGGTACCGCCGTCCTCCTCATGGAACGGCTCACTCGCCTCGGGCAGAACGCTCGCCCCGTCGATCTCGAGTACCTGCGGATACGAAGTGACCGGATCAGTCTGCACGCCACCGCATTCCGCGACACACCAACGACCATCCCTTTGATCGGAGATTCCCGATGA
- a CDS encoding ferredoxin family protein, which produces MSLVNNRTDVPVTIDESLCIDGCTLCVEVCPLDSLAINPESGKAFMHVDECWYCGPCAIRCPTGAVTVNMPYLLR; this is translated from the coding sequence ATGAGCCTTGTCAACAACCGCACTGATGTGCCGGTGACGATCGACGAGTCGCTGTGCATCGACGGCTGCACCCTCTGCGTCGAGGTCTGTCCCCTCGACTCCCTCGCCATCAATCCCGAGTCCGGCAAGGCCTTCATGCACGTCGACGAATGCTGGTACTGCGGCCCGTGCGCCATCCGGTGCCCCACCGGCGCAGTCACCGTCAACATGCCCTATCTGCTGCGCTGA
- a CDS encoding ABC transporter substrate-binding protein, which produces MPRFRPAVAAAVAALIAASTAACSLSPEADGDSTVVVVGYQSKTINTVTAGTLLRSRGDFERRLDDVTKRTGTKYTVRWEDYDTGAPITTGMIAGKIDLGSMGDYPLLINGSRANGNPATATSILSVTGSSPKGSLNMVVTAPDSPISSIRDLGGKRVSASVGSAGHGTLLAGLSNAHIPVDDVEVSNQQPQVGASALESGKVDALAQFVAWPGLLVFQNKAKLIYDGAQSGRPTLHGTITRNAFAKDNPDVVEAFLQAQLDATKALVRDPLEAAREVAEASGLPAEVVYLYNGPGGTDFNPALKPNLVDALTADTPYLESIGKFPNPVDLGTFVDDKPLRAAAGATGTDYPALLARTGNDSTAVGEVWYSGSTTTKVDDATAVLRLVRAARVAKKTVTAAYITDALVGTRWFADHAVWLKDGGVFHAFTTADNAAAWRSTHPTATPVTYAEALAQVQS; this is translated from the coding sequence ATGCCAAGATTTCGTCCTGCCGTCGCGGCCGCCGTCGCCGCCTTGATCGCCGCGTCCACGGCTGCCTGCTCACTCTCTCCCGAAGCCGACGGCGATTCGACGGTCGTGGTCGTCGGCTATCAGTCGAAGACGATCAACACAGTCACCGCGGGCACGCTGCTTCGTTCGCGCGGAGACTTCGAACGCAGGCTCGACGACGTCACGAAGCGAACCGGCACGAAGTACACCGTGCGGTGGGAGGACTACGACACGGGCGCGCCGATCACCACGGGCATGATCGCGGGCAAGATCGACCTCGGCTCGATGGGTGATTACCCGTTGCTCATCAACGGCTCACGCGCCAACGGCAACCCGGCGACTGCCACATCGATCCTGTCGGTGACCGGGTCATCGCCGAAGGGATCACTGAACATGGTGGTCACCGCACCCGATTCACCGATCTCGTCGATCCGCGACCTCGGCGGCAAGCGGGTGTCGGCGAGTGTCGGGTCCGCAGGTCACGGCACTCTGCTGGCCGGCTTGTCGAATGCCCACATCCCCGTCGACGACGTCGAGGTCAGCAACCAGCAGCCGCAAGTCGGCGCATCGGCCCTGGAGAGCGGAAAGGTCGACGCCCTCGCCCAGTTCGTCGCATGGCCCGGTCTCCTCGTCTTCCAGAACAAGGCCAAGCTGATCTACGACGGCGCGCAGTCCGGCCGTCCCACCCTCCACGGCACCATCACACGCAACGCTTTCGCCAAGGACAATCCCGACGTGGTCGAGGCGTTCCTTCAAGCACAGTTGGACGCGACGAAGGCTCTGGTCAGAGATCCCCTCGAGGCAGCGCGTGAGGTCGCCGAAGCGAGTGGCCTCCCCGCCGAGGTGGTGTACCTCTACAACGGCCCCGGAGGCACCGACTTCAACCCGGCGCTCAAGCCGAACCTGGTCGACGCGCTGACTGCCGACACGCCGTATCTCGAGTCGATCGGCAAGTTCCCGAACCCCGTCGACCTCGGAACCTTCGTCGACGACAAGCCGCTGCGCGCAGCGGCCGGCGCGACGGGCACTGACTACCCGGCGCTCCTGGCCCGCACCGGCAACGATTCCACGGCGGTCGGCGAAGTGTGGTACTCGGGTTCGACGACGACCAAGGTCGACGACGCGACCGCAGTCCTGCGCCTGGTCCGAGCAGCGCGCGTTGCTAAGAAGACCGTGACGGCCGCGTACATCACCGACGCCCTCGTCGGCACCCGGTGGTTCGCGGACCACGCTGTCTGGCTCAAGGACGGCGGCGTGTTCCACGCATTCACCACCGCAGACAACGCAGCCGCCTGGAGGTCCACCCACCCGACCGCCACGCCTGTGACGTACGCCGAGGCTCTCGCACAGGTTCAGTCGTGA
- a CDS encoding ABC transporter permease, with protein sequence MGLRDAGRWALRISAVLVAVSVWQLLAANNVVLWLHFDTVPSPIEVLDAWGDRLGTRAYYLDIGQSLVRIGTGFILAGGVGVPLGIALGRSRLAGDTLGTLTELARPIPAIALVPIAILVFPSDEAGMVFITFVAALFPIVVSTRHAVRALPTIWEESVLTMGGTRRDVVLRVILPGITPGVFGGLSVGIGVAWICLISAEMISGRLGIGYQTWQSYTVVDYPGVFVGMFTIAALGAFTSGAIELIGRRVTGWLPRGERPS encoded by the coding sequence GTGGGCCTGCGCGACGCGGGACGCTGGGCGCTGCGGATCTCGGCAGTCCTGGTCGCCGTGAGCGTCTGGCAGCTCCTGGCGGCCAACAACGTCGTTCTCTGGTTGCACTTCGACACCGTCCCGTCGCCGATCGAGGTCCTCGACGCGTGGGGCGACCGCCTCGGAACACGCGCCTACTACCTCGACATCGGGCAGTCACTCGTCCGGATCGGTACGGGCTTCATCCTCGCCGGCGGCGTCGGTGTACCGCTCGGAATCGCGCTCGGCAGGTCCAGGCTCGCGGGTGACACCCTCGGCACCCTGACCGAGTTGGCGCGACCGATCCCGGCGATCGCCCTGGTACCGATAGCGATCCTGGTGTTCCCGAGCGATGAGGCGGGAATGGTGTTCATCACCTTCGTCGCCGCCCTGTTCCCGATCGTCGTGTCGACGCGGCACGCGGTCAGAGCACTCCCGACGATCTGGGAGGAGTCGGTGCTGACCATGGGCGGGACACGACGTGACGTTGTGCTCCGAGTGATCCTGCCCGGCATAACGCCAGGGGTGTTCGGCGGTCTGTCCGTCGGAATCGGCGTCGCCTGGATCTGCCTGATCTCGGCGGAGATGATCTCCGGCCGTCTCGGAATCGGGTACCAGACCTGGCAGAGCTACACGGTGGTCGACTACCCGGGTGTCTTCGTCGGAATGTTCACGATCGCCGCCCTCGGCGCCTTCACATCGGGCGCCATCGAACTGATCGGCCGCCGGGTCACCGGCTGGCTTCCTCGAGGAGAGAGGCCCTCATGA